cccgattgctctgtttggctggcggccagctctaggaagagtcttggttgggtccaaacttcttccatttaagaatgatggtggccactgtgaccttcaatgttgcagacatttctttggtacccttcctttCAGCATTTGTTGTTTGCATGTCATACTTAAGGTTGCTAATCTTGTCAACAAAAAGGTTATTGAAGTGGTTGGCAATATCAAAGGGTTTTGTTATGAACAAACCATCTGCCTCAATGAAGGATGGAGCCAAGTTTGCTTTTTGTCTATCATTTAATTTGAAGTACTCcagagctttttactatcattcttttaTATCATTAATCTTTCTTCCATAGtctattttatttttgtttagttATGTGATTTCTCAATTTACTGTATGTTTGCCAGTCTGCTGCCTTGTCAGACTTATTTGCTATTccctttgcctcatccctctcacccATACAGTTTTTCGATTTGTAATCTATCCATGGGGATTTGGCAGTTCTAACAGTCCGTTTCTTGATGGGTGCATGCCTATCAGTAACTGGAAGGAGCAGTTTCATAAATGcttcaagtgcagcgtctggatgttcctcattacacacaTCAGACCAATAAATATTATTCACATCTTTGACATAGGAATCATTGCAAAATCTCTCTAGTGTAAATCTATCAGTGGGGAGTACAGTAACAAGTAATCAAACTCCAAAAGGGTGTTTGTAAAAATCAGTTTGCTCTTATTGATACCATATTACAACTCTGGTTcaactgtacagtatgtagtTAGACCTGGAATGTGTTGAGCAATGGATATGTGCCATGGAGAATGATCATGCCATCATCCGAtgtacccatgtgagagatggaTAACACTGTAcccagttctctctgtgtgtttccgtGTGCCCATCTGAATCCTGCCTGGGTCAAACTCTGCAGAGAGGCGATGTTGTGCTGCCTACCCTGTGGGAGATGGCCTCAGCTGTGGGAGCGTGTGCTTTGTCATGGGGCTTTGATTACATGCTCAATGCTTGGCTTGTGAGTAGCTCATTGTCTgggcaattgaaataaatgacaaACCTGATCCCTGACCTGCCTCTATTTGTTCAATTCTAGGCTATTTGATCAACTTCTGCTAATTTGACAACTTGAGGAATTTAGTGATTTGCTGAAATCCGAGGCCTTTACCTCGACTGACCCTTTGATTATCAATTAACTTAAATGTTATCTCAGTGTTTAGGTTCATAAAGTCCACAAACCTGCACAGTCTTTCAAAAGTGCAAGACtaatctctctgtgtttctcaggTATTTTTTCAGGCAACAATATTTTACCTCAAGAGAGACTCTTGGTGATGGAAGAGATTTGAGATTATTGTTTTGGGAGTTCCGCTTCTTACAAACCATTCCTACTACTGTTTTTCTATTTAGGCCCTTCTCAAATCATCCTAGAAGTAAGAATAAGGCAAGAATATGACACAGCAACAATTTAATTTGAATGGTAATAATACCACAAAGTacaagagatttacatggtttgATGGCTGACGAAGACAGCGTTTATTAATGCCTTGGTAATAAAGGAAACAATTAAAATGATCATACATATAAAAAACACAATAGTATTTGAAAATTCTGGTATGGTATGCAAATGTTTTTATAATCATACGCAAAACATCAATTTTCATAAATAGGCCAGAGAAGTGTTCACCTTGACCAATGTGTTATGTTAGCAAATATCTTCTCTCACTTGTTTAGACAGTTGAGATGCCTGTGAACAGTATATATTTTGTGTGAAATGGCCTTGTCCAGAGTGACTTTTGGGAGAGGGGTTCCTCCCTCCAACTTCTCCAGTAAGTCCTAGACATGTGAAAGGGTCCCAGCGGAGTCCAGGATGATGTTGGAGGAGGGCTAGGAAAAAACGGACTGGAAAAATAGGAGCTAGGataaacgctggttgacttggcaaaacaagacgaactggcacagagagacaggaaacacagggataaatacctcggggactaatggggaaaacaggtgacacctggaggtgggtggagacaatcacaaagacaggtgaaacagatgagGGCGTGACAGAAAAATGTGGTATAACCTAAAATGCTGTTACCATAAAgaatataggcctacacatactaGATTGATGACCATCAACATAAAATGTAGACGTTTTGGACATTGAAGTCTTCACGTTTACTTCTTGTCTAACCAAAGTAAAAAATTGACCCTGAATAAGTAAAAGTTGTACAAAGGACTACTGTATATGGTAAAAATGGTTATACTTTGCAAAAAATACAATACAGAGAACTTTGTACAGTAGATGGCATATTTTTATTGTGCAAATTAAACAAAGTGACATCCTGCAATCAAACTGACAGAAACTTCTGTTAATACTAAAACtgaacggtcccgtgtggctcagttggtagagcatggcgcttgcaacgccagggttgtgggttcattccccacggggggaccaggatgaatatgtatgaactttccaatttgtaagtcgctctggataagagcgtctgctaaatgacttaaatgtaatgtaaatgtgaacTGCACTTAGAAAAACCCTTGACATTTTGTGGGCCTCCATCTCATAACAAGGTCACACCAAGGCAACTACAACTACATGAAAATGACATTTTACTTACATTTTCATGGTGCATTAAGAGCAAGTTTCATTATTTTACAAGTCCCTTAGAAAACGTCTGCAGTGGCAACATCTACAAGACAATGTTGCCAGGCTGCAATCCCCTAAGTAGGAGCATACAACTCAACCATACTCCAATTCTAACCCGAATATCTCAAACATTCCATCCTTCTAATCTTTATTAATAGATTAATATAGCATAGTTTGTAACACCTTTATTGGACATATTGAATATAAACATAGGCATACTGTATTCATGGACTCTTGAACGGTGACCTCTTTCACAATGACGCATTCATCCAACTCAGCAAAAATCTTCAGTCAAAATCAGTAAAACCCTCCATATTTTGTGCAATCTGTAGCTTCCTTTGGGATTCATAGTGTCCCCTCCCTGCTCATTCAACAGTATTTTTCTTAGTGCTCATTTCTAACCGTCTCTCCACATCACACTTGCTTCCCCTTGCCCTCAGAGATGACATGCTCCGGGGCAGCCCTTTTGAACCATTCATACCATGACCCGTCATACACAGACACTGACCCTGAATGCCCCAGCAGGTGAGCAGCCAGAACCACGTGGCATGCAGTGACCCCTGACCCACAGGTTACCCAGAAAGGTTTCTCCAAGTCCACCCCTGCCTCTCTGAACATTTTTGCCAGCACTTCAAGCTCCAACTCCTTGCCTGAGGCATCCATGAACTTGAAAAAAGGCATGTTGATAGTACCAGGAATGTGGCCAGGCCcaatgtctgtgtgtgagagaaagaaaaaCAATTATAAAGAGAGCGGcaaagagagggggatagagaaagagggaagatgagattgtatttaaaaaatgattgGGACAAAATATGATGTCTTGATTGATCaatcatatgattgagtgtagtctggcccaggagtgtgaaggtgaacggaaaggctctggagcaacgaaccgcccttgctgtctctgcctggccggttcccctctctccactgggattctctgcctctaaccctattacagggactgagtcactggcttactggtgctctttcatgccgtccctaggaggggtgcgtcacttgagtgggttgagtcactgacgtgatcttcctgtctgggttgccccccccccccccccttgggttgtgccgtgcggagatctttgtgggctatactcggcctttgtctcaggatggtaaattggtggttgaagatatccctctagtggtgtgggggctgtgctttggcaaagtgggtggggttatatccttcctgtttggccctgtccgggggtatcatcggatggtgccacagtgtctcctgacccctcctgtctcagcctccagtatttatgctgcagtagtttatgtgtcggggggctagggtcagtttgttatatttgACTATttgacttccgggttggagcgagcggtcgcattcgcacttcggtccgcaggtagtataacttttcattacatttcattacatctcattatagtacaacggtttgatttgtctaatcttagcaatttcttcttagctagctacatagccgtctttgtatcaaagataattgcgtaattatcgtatttcgtcgtcctaacgtagtctacactgctatctgcccagcagctagccagctagcaaacgtccaccgtctaccgaatagcagcactgtagaaactattacactcaactgaacgacttgattagtgtagtgttagctagctacatagttgtctttgctgtcttcgtatccaagataattgtgtagtttagagtgtgtagttttagagtgattatcttaatttaccgaggttagctagccagctatttgtcgtccttaacgtaggagacactgctagctagccaacgtctaccgaatagaacttccgcactcaacaacccggtcgcattccgcttcgctccacaggtagtatcacattttcatttcatttcattacagtacaacggtttgatttgtttgatcgtagctagctacatagctagctacatagccgtctttgtatcaaagataattgtgtagtctagagcgattttctaggttagctagccagctattgtcgttcttttaacgcaacgcaacgtaatcaacactgctagctagccagctagcccccgaatagcagcactgtagaaactattacactcaacggaacgacttgattagtgcagtgtcaacaacgcagcaactgccagctagcctacaaagtcaacaacgcagccactgccagctagcctacttcagcagtactgtatcattttaatcattttagtcaataagattcttgctacgtaagcttaactttctgaacattcgagacgtgtagtccacttgtcattccaatctcctttgcattagcgtagcctcttctgtagcctgtcaactatgtgtctgtctatccctgttctctcctctctgcacagaccatacaaacgctccacaccgcgtggccgcggccaccctaatctggtggtcccagcgcgcacgacccacgtggagttccaggtctccggtagcctctggaactgccgatctgcggccaacaaggcagagttcatctcagcctatgcctccctccagtccctcgacttcttggcactgacggaaacatggatcaccacagataacactgctactcctactgctctctcttcgtccgcccacgtgttctcgcacaccccgagagcttctggtcagcggggtggtggcaccgggatcctcatctctcccaagtggtcattctctctttctccccttacccatctgtctatcgcctcctttgaattccatgctgtcacagttaccagccctttcaagcttaacatccttatcatttatcgccctccaggttccctcggagagttcatcaatgagcttgatgccttgataagctcctttcctgaggacggctcacctctcacagttctgggcgactttaacctccccacgtctacctttgactcattcctctctgcctccttctttccactcctctcctcttttgacctcaccctctcaccttccccccctactcacaaggcaggcaatacgctcgacctcatctttactagatgctgttcttccactaacctcattgcaactcccctccaagtctccgaccactaccttgtatccttttccctctcgctctcatccaacacttcccacactgcccctactcggatggtatcgcgccgtcccaaccttcgctctctctcccccgctactctttcctcttccatcctatcatctcttccctctgctcaaaccttctccaacctatctcctgattctgcctcctcaaccctcctctcctccctttctgcatcctttgactctctatgtcccctatcctccaggccggctcggtcctcccctcccgctccgtggctcgacgactcattgcgagctcacagaacaggtctccgggcagccgagcggaaatggaggaaaactcgcctccctgcggacctggcatcctttcactccctcctctctacattttcctcttctgtctctgctgctaaagccactttctaccactctaaattccaagcatctgcctctaaccctaggaagctctttgccaccttctcctccctcctgaatcctcctccccctcccccccctcctccctctctgcagatgacttcgtcaaccattttgaaaagaaggtcgacgacatccgatcctcgtttgctaagtcaaacgacaccgctggttctgctcacactgccctaccctgtgctctgacctctttctcccctctctctccagatgaaatctcgcgtcttgtgacggccggccgcccaacaacctgcccgcttgaccctatcccctcctctcttctccagaccatttccggagaccttctcccttacctcacctcgctcatcaactcattcctgaccgctggctacgtcccttccgtcttcaagagagcgagagttgcaccccttctgaaaaaacctacactcgatccctccgatgtcaacaactacagaccagtatcccttctttcttttctctccaaaactcttgaacgtgccgtccttggccagctctcccgctatctctctcagaatgaccttcttgatccaaatcagtcaggtttcaagactagtcattcaactgagactgctcttctctgtatcacggaggcgctccgcactgctaaagctaactctctctcctctgctctcatccttctagacctatcggctgccttcgatactgtgaaccatcagatcctcctctccaccctctccgagttgggcatctccggcgcggcccacacttggattgcgtcctacctgacaggtcgctcctaccaggtggcgtggcgagaatctgtctcctcaccacgtgctctcaccactggtgtcccccagggctctgttctaggccctctcctattctcgctatacaccaagtcacttggctctgtcataacctcacatggtctctcctatcattgctatgcagacgacacacaattaatcttctcctttcccccttctgatgaccaggtggcgaatcgcatctctgcatgtctggcagacatatcagtgtggatgacggatcaccacctcaagctgaacctcggcaagacggagctgctcttcctcccggggaaggactgcccgttccatgatctcgccatcacggttgacaactccattgtgtcctcctcccagagcgctaagaaccttggcgtgatcctggacaacaccctgtcgttctcaactaacatcaaggcggtggcccgttcctgtaggttcatgctctacaacatccgcagagtacgaccctgcctcacacaggaagcggcgcaggtcctaatccaggcacttgtcatctcccgtctggattactgcaactcgctgctggctgggctccctgcctgtgccattaaacccctacaactcatccagaacgccgcagcccgtctggtgttcaaccttcccaagttctctcacgtcaccccgctcctccgctctctccactggcttccagttgaagctcgcatccgctacaagaccatggtgcttgcctacggagctgtgaggggaacggcacctcagtacctccaggctctgatcaggccctacacccaaacaagggcactgcgttcatccacctctggcctgctcgcctccctaccactgaggaagtacagttcccgctcagcccagtcaaaactgttcgctgctctggccccccaatggtggaacaaactccctcacgacgccaggacagcggagtcaatcaccaccttccggagacacctgaaaccccacctcttgaaagaatacctaggataggataaagtaatccttctcacccccccccccccccccttaaaatatttagatgcactattgtaaagtggctgttccactggatgtcataaggtgaatgcaccaatttgtaagtcgctctggataagagcgtctgctaaatgacttaaatgtaaatgtaaatgttatatctggagtacttctcctgtcttatccagcttcctgtgtgaatttaagtatgctctctctaattctctctttctctctttctttctctctctcggaggacatgagccctaggaccatgcctcaggactacctggcatgatgactccttgctgtccccagtccacctggccgtgctgctgctccagtttcaactgttctgcctgcggctatggaaccctgacctgttcactggacgtgctacctgtcccagacctgctgttttcaactctctagacacagcaggagcggtagagatactcttaatgatcggctatgaaaagccaactgacatttactcctgaggtgctgacttgctgcaccctcgacaactactgtgattattattatttgaccatgctggtcatttatgaacatttgaacatcttggccatgttctcttataatctccacccggcacagccagaagaggactggccacccctcatagcctggttcctctctaggtttcttcctaggttttggcctttctagggagtttttcctagccaccgtgcttctacacctgcattgcttgctggttggggttttaggctgggtttctgtacagcactttgagatatcagctgatgtaagaagggctatataaatcaatttgatttgatttgacatttaaaaaatcatataagcaaaaatgtataataccaaaTGTAACAAATTCCAGGAGGACAAAATAAATCTTTGCACATGCTCCCACTGACCATCTCTTAGTTCTGGTTCGGTTCCCCGGAACATGCCGGCGGGTCTTGTGTCAATCACTTGCACCTGTTTGGTCTCGATGTTTTTCAGCACATCTTCATACGACTTGACCCAAGAATGATTGGCGGTCGCCTTGAAATCCGCACGTCCTGGCTTGGTGTATTCTGCAGTGACCGGATGCCCCTCGGCCAGCCAATTCTTCATACCCCCGTCCAGGACCGATACAGAATTGTGCCCAAATAATCGGAACATCCACCACACTCGGGGTGCGCTGAATGACCCAAAATCGCTGTTATCGTACACTACTACATGTGTATCGTTTCCTATACCTAAACCCCCCACATACTCTGCAAAGTAGCTTGCAGTTGGGAGCATATGATCCATCGAGAAAGTTTTGTCGGCGCATTTGTCAATATCAAAGAACGAAGTTCTAGGTATGTGCTGTTGGTTAAATTCCGCATTTGCATCGCGTTTTAATATCGGTAGATGCCAGGACGTATCCAGAATTCGAAGATTCGGTCCAATAAGGTTGCTTTTTATCACATCTGCAAGCCATTTGGCTGAAACAAGCGCCTGGGTTTGCATCGCCATGATTGTTCTTGTCTTGAACTTTGAA
The sequence above is a segment of the Salvelinus alpinus chromosome 1, SLU_Salpinus.1, whole genome shotgun sequence genome. Coding sequences within it:
- the LOC139580876 gene encoding 3-mercaptopyruvate sulfurtransferase-like codes for the protein MAMQTQALVSAKWLADVIKSNLIGPNLRILDTSWHLPILKRDANAEFNQQHIPRTSFFDIDKCADKTFSMDHMLPTASYFAEYVGGLGIGNDTHVVVYDNSDFGSFSAPRVWWMFRLFGHNSVSVLDGGMKNWLAEGHPVTAEYTKPGRADFKATANHSWVKSYEDVLKNIETKQVQVIDTRPAGMFRGTEPELRDDIGPGHIPGTINMPFFKFMDASGKELELEVLAKMFREAGVDLEKPFWVTCGSGVTACHVVLAAHLLGHSGSVSVYDGSWYEWFKRAAPEHVISEGKGKQV